A window from Solanum stenotomum isolate F172 chromosome 5, ASM1918654v1, whole genome shotgun sequence encodes these proteins:
- the LOC125864917 gene encoding heavy metal-associated isoprenylated plant protein 6-like isoform X4, with product MGQETKVEGAEKKSDASIVLKLDLHCEGCAQKIRRFIRHTHGVEKVKSDCETGKLTVKGDVDPSWLRERVEIKTKKKVDLISSPPKKDAGDKKSGGDSPAGDKKSGEKTEKKTEDKKADDKKPKEAQVISVVSLKLRVHCDGCAHKIKRVIKKIKGVQEVNIESEKDLATVKGTMDIKKLTPYLIDKLKQNVEVLPSKKDNGSGEKKAKEGDNDKKEKESGGGKGGDKKEKGDIEKKDGESKVASSGGEVVNKMEYYGYNANTFYAMPMQHHGYMNQDYGATTYDHGYGHTGYVVEYGHQPQYVPPPPPPSYLNAPQMFSDENPNGCFIM from the exons ATGGGTCAAGAAACCAAAGTTGAAGGAGCAGAGAAAAAGAGTGATGCCTCAATTGTTTTAAAGCTGGATTTGCATTGTGAAGGTTGTGCACAAAAAATCAGACGATTTATTCGCCATACTCATG GTGTGGAAAAAGTGAAATCAGACTGTGAAACTGGAAAATTGACGGTTAAAGGTGACGTGGACCCTTCATGGCTCCGGGAAAGAGTGGAGATCAAAACCAAAAAGAAGGTCGACCTTATATCATCGCCGCCCAAAAAGGATGCCGGAGATAAAAAGAGCGGCGGTGATAGCCCTGCCGGAGATAAAAAGTCCGGTGAAAAAACAGAGAAGAAAACAGAGGACAAAAAGGCCGACGACAAGAAACCTAAAGAG GCTCAAGTAATCAGTGTGGTGTCATTGAAGCTTCGGGTGCACTGTGATGGATGTGCACATAAAATAAAACGAGTTATTAAAAAGATTAAAG GGGTACAAGAAGTGAATATAGAATCAGAAAAAGATTTGGCCACTGTAAAGGGGACAATGGATATAAAGAAGCTAACTCCTTACTTGATTGATAAATTGAAGCAAAATGTTGAAGTCCTTCCATCTAAGAAGGACAATGGAAGTGGTGAAAAGAAAGCCAAGGAAGGTGACAATGacaagaaggagaaagagagcGGTGGTGGCAAAGGCGGagacaagaaagaaaaaggcGATATAGAGAAAAAAGACGGTGAATCGAAGGTGGCTAGTAGTGGAGGTGAGGTCGTTAACAAAATGGAATACTATGGTTATAATGCAAATACATTTTACGCGATGCCTATGCAACATCATGGTTATATGAATCAAGACTATGGCGCGACAACGTACGATCATGGTTATGGTCATACGGGCTACGTAGTCGAGTATGGCCACCAGCCACAATATGTGCCACCACCTCCTCCACCATCGTACTTGAATGCACCTCAAATGTTCAGTGATGAAAATCCTAATGGTTGTTTCATTATGTGA